In the Wyeomyia smithii strain HCP4-BCI-WySm-NY-G18 chromosome 2, ASM2978416v1, whole genome shotgun sequence genome, one interval contains:
- the LOC129725980 gene encoding tubulin polymerization-promoting protein homolog: MDKLPKTAAPELPSLEAMFTSFAKYRPALNSFQGDGQRILLSQSDAWMQQALLVGKDRPFTLTETGVQFFSFSKSTLDFEEFEQFLETLCASKNIDVEKVKQSLVSCGPPGIVS; this comes from the exons atggaTAAACTACCGAAAACCGCAGCTCCAGAACTGCCCTCGTTGGAAGCCATGTTCACATCATTCGCCAAGTATCGACCAGCACTAAACTCCTTCCAAGGTGACGGCCAACGTATTCTATTGTCTCAAAGCGACGCTTGGATGCAACAAGCGCTTCTGGTTGGGAAAGATCGCCCGTTCACTCTTACCGAGACGGGTGTGCAATTCTTTTCGTTCAG CAAATCAACACTGGATTTCGAGGAGTTTGAACAATTTCTGGAAACTTTATGTGCTAGCAAGAATATCGATGTGGAAAAAGTAAAACAAAGTTTGGTAAGCTGCGGTCCCCCAGGAATTGTTTCCTGA